Proteins encoded within one genomic window of Esox lucius isolate fEsoLuc1 chromosome 12, fEsoLuc1.pri, whole genome shotgun sequence:
- the LOC105013878 gene encoding secreted frizzled-related protein 5, producing MSEIFSAPPGMTPVLAPRLHASCPGRSLRVLAPLLVLILLLPAVPGRGVRLEARAASSVRPGSEPRRAAGLRIVEAAEVSPEHGAEAVGGVLSADSSTGHWELRTSSRCVPVPPGMALCRDIGYATMRMPNLLGHESPGEAVQQSASWLPLLARECHPDARIFLCSLFAPICLDRFVSPCRSLCESVRDSCAPIMACYGYPWPDILHCDQFPDDHLMCISSVTNTSATIGARTQVVPRASCRDCELEEAPSAKVLLETFCRSDFVVKLRLTRLTSSPLTLAQFSLASRLQALKHGPLLGGQIRSRLQLWLDRDATCVRNMTRRHPQGGSFLVTGTVQGDRLVIHKAFAWSKRDRNLMAAARKWKQHRCRG from the exons ATG TCTGAGATCTTCTCTGCGCCTCCCGGGATGACCCCAGTTTTGGCGCCCCGTCTTCACGCCTCATGTCCGGGGAGATCTTTGCGAGTCCTTGCCCCCCTTCTTGTTCTCATCCTCCTGCTTCCAGCTGTACCTGGCCGGGGCGTGAGGCTGGAGGCCAGGGCTGCGTCGAGCGTCAGACCCGGGTCTGAACCCAGACGCGCGGCCGGGTTGAGGATCGTGGAAGCGGCGGAGGTCAGCCCTGAACATGGAGCTGAGGCGGTGGGTGGCGTCCTGTCGGCGGACAGCAGCACCGGGCACTGGGAGCTCCGCACCTCCTCCCGCTGTGTGCCAGTCCCGCCAGGCATGGCGCTTTGCCGGGACATCGGCTACGCCACCATGAGGATGCCCAACTTGCTGGGCCATGAGTCGCCAGGGGAAGCCGTCCAACAGAGTGCCAGCTGGTTGCCCCTGCTCGCCAGGGAGTGTCACCCGGACGCACGCATCTTCCTCTGCTCGCTGTTCGCGCCCATCTGCCTGGACAG GTTTGTGTCTCCATGTCGGAGCCTGTGTGAGTCGGTGCGGGACAGCTGTGCTCCCATCATGGCTTGCTATGGCTACCCCTGGCCGGACATCCTTCACTGCGACCAGTTCCCTGACGATCACCTCATGTGTATCTCCTCCGTCACCAACACCAGCGCCACCATAGGGGCGCGCACCCAAG TGGTGCCCCGGGCAAGCTGTCGAGATTGTGAACTGGAGGAGGCCCCGTCTGCCAAAGTCCTTCTGGAGACCTTCTGCCGGAGTGACTTCG TGGTGAAACTGAGGCTTACGCGGCTCACGTCCAGCCCGCTGACTCTGGCCCAGTTCTCCCTGGCCTCTCGTCTACAGGCCCTGAAGCACGGCCCCCTCCTGGGAGGGCAGATCCGGTCCCGCCTGCAGCTGTGGCTGGACAGAGACGCCACGTGCGTACGGAACATGACCCGACGCCACCCGCAAGGCGGGTCCTTTCTGGTGACGGGCACTGTGCAGGGGGACCGGCTGGTGATCCACAAAGCCTTCGCGTGGAGCAAACGGGACCGGAATCTGATGGCTGCAGCCCGCAAGTGGAAACAGCACCGATGTAGAGGCTAG
- the mapre1b gene encoding microtubule-associated protein RP/EB family member 1b: MAVNVYSTSVCSDNLSRHDMLAWINESLQINLTKIELLCSGAAYCQFMDMLFPGCVPLKKVKFAAKLEHEFIHNFKILQAGFKRMGVDKIIPVDKLIKGKFQDNFEFVQWFKKFFDANYDGKEYDPVEARQGQDTMPSPAMSALSKPKKILNAAPQRAAVAKVAPKMAPSSVRRPGAGGGDEERAELIQEVNILKSTIQDMEKERDFYFGKLRNIELICQEKEGEGDPTLQRIVDILYATDEGFVIPDAESEDQEEF, translated from the exons atgGCTGTGAACGTTTACTCAACCTCAGTTTGTAGCGACAACCTGAGTCGTCATGATATGCTTGCATGGATAAACGAATCGTTACAGATCAACCTTACTAAGATTGAGCTGTTATGTTCAG GTGCAGCCTACTGCCAGTTCATGGACATGCTCTTCCCTGGCTGTGTACCTTTAAAGAAAGTCAAATTCGCTGCAAAACTAGAGCATGAATTCATCCACAACTTCAAGATCTTGCAAGCTGGCTTCAAAAGAATGGGTGTTGACAAA ATCATCCCAGTTGACAAATTGATAAAAGGCAAGTTCCAGGACAACTTTGAGTTTGTGCAGTGGTTCAAAAAGTTCTTTGATGCCAACTATGATGGCAAGGAGTATGACCCTGTGGAAGCTCGGCAGGGACAGGACACCATGCCCAGCCCCGCCATGTCAGCTCTCAGCAAGCCCAAGAAGATCCTCAATGCTG CACCCCAGCGGGCAGCAGTTGCCAAGGTGGCACCAAAAATGGCACCCAGCTCGGTGCGGAGACCAGGGGCTGGTGGAGGTGACGAAGAACGGGCAGAACTCATCCAGGAG GTGAATATACTGAAGTCTACTATACAGGAcatggaaaaggagagggactTTTATTTCGGCAAACTGAGGAACATTGAACTCATCTGCcaggagaaggaaggagagggtgACCCCACGTTGCAGAGGATCGTGGATATACTCTATGCCACAGAT GAGGGCTTCGTCATACCAGATGCTGAGTCAGAGGACCAGGAAGAATTCTAA